The DNA segment GGTACGAGTTGTCGATCAGGAAGATGCCGTAGTACTCGTTCTCGATATCGATCCAGGGAACGGCTCCGAAGGCGCCGGGGCTGGAGAACTCCACGGGCTGGCCGGCGTCGTTGCGCCGTTCGATCCACGTGCCAAGGCCGTAGCCGTCGAAGACGTCGACGCCGCCCGGCACGAAGCCGATCGCGACGTCACCGGACTGGTCAGCGAGGATCTCGTCGACGGCCTGTTGCGAGAGGAGACGCTCTCCGTCGTGCATGCCGCCGTTGCCGAGGAGGGCGAGCAGGCGTGCGTAGTCGTCGATGCTGGCTGCCGCACCGCCGGCGATGCGCGGGTTGGTCGGGCCGCCGATGCCGTCCCAGGAGAGGCTGGTCATGCCGAGTAGATTGGCGAGGCGTTCGTCGAACAGGTCGACCCAGCTCTCGCCGCTGACCACTTCCGCCACTCGGCCTGCGACGTGCATCGACACGCCGCCGTAGCTGAAGGTCGAGCCCGGGTCGCTCGTCATCAGGAACGGACTCGCGGCAATGTTGGAAACCGCCTGAGCCAGCGTGACATCCTGCCGGCCGACCCACTGGCTTTGCCCGGCCATGCCGCTGGTGTGGCTGAAGAGCTGGCGGACGGTGGTGTCGCCCCGGCCGTCGTCGAAGCCAGCGAACTCCGGCAGGATCGTCGAAAGCGGGGCGTCGAGGTTCAGCAGCTCTTCGTCCGCGAGGTCGGCGAGAAGTGTGCCCGACAGCCACTTCGTCGCCGACGCGATTCGAATGGATGTCGAGCGGTCGTAGGTGCCCCAGTACTGCTCGTGAACGATCGTGCCGTCGAATCCGGCAATGAGCAGCCCCGCCCCCGGCGCCTGCGGCCGAGCCGCGAGGAAGGCATCGATCGGATCGGTCACGGGCGAGAAGTCGACCTGCGCCCGAGCCGAACCGACGACGAGACCTGATGCAGCAACGGTCGCAACAAAGAGCTTCACCTTCATGCAACGCCCTCTGTGAACAGAGTATTGCAAGTAACACAATTTGTTGTAGGAACAGATGAGAAGCCGTGGGTTGAGCGAAGCGATGCCCCGGAGCGACGTCCAACAGGTCACGCTCCGGGGCATCGCTTCGCTCAA comes from the Planctomycetota bacterium genome and includes:
- a CDS encoding serine hydrolase — its product is MKVKLFVATVAASGLVVGSARAQVDFSPVTDPIDAFLAARPQAPGAGLLIAGFDGTIVHEQYWGTYDRSTSIRIASATKWLSGTLLADLADEELLNLDAPLSTILPEFAGFDDGRGDTTVRQLFSHTSGMAGQSQWVGRQDVTLAQAVSNIAASPFLMTSDPGSTFSYGGVSMHVAGRVAEVVSGESWVDLFDERLANLLGMTSLSWDGIGGPTNPRIAGGAAASIDDYARLLALLGNGGMHDGERLLSQQAVDEILADQSGDVAIGFVPGGVDVFDGYGLGTWIERRNDAGQPVEFSSPGAFGAVPWIDIENEYYGIFLIDNSYQAVDDLTDALRAFSADVINAAPDRAGDADRDGDVDLADFGILRASFGTFPGRFVEGDLDGDTDVDLSDFAILRANFGQAEAALLDAWHASVVPEPTTILSLSTLLLTRRTGAVVRRGQP